One genomic segment of Thermococcus sp. M39 includes these proteins:
- a CDS encoding TIGR02253 family HAD-type hydrolase — translation MIKAVFFDFVGTLLSKESEAVTHLKIMEEVLKNANAEVEVNAKQLLEEYEHLTKEEFSKLAGKPYKPIRIIEIETLEKLAQKYNFEVPEDFWQTHLKMHQLYGKLYPEVVETLKELRKRGYHVGLITDSDNDYLRAHLEALGILDLFDSITTSEEAGFFKPHPKVFEIALKKAGVKGEEAVYVGDNPLKDCVGARQVDMISILLDKTGEKRELWGECEFIISDLREVLDIVSEI, via the coding sequence ATGATTAAAGCAGTGTTCTTTGATTTTGTCGGGACTCTCTTAAGCAAAGAGAGCGAAGCCGTTACCCATCTCAAAATCATGGAAGAAGTTCTGAAGAATGCGAATGCAGAGGTTGAGGTTAATGCAAAACAGCTTTTGGAGGAGTATGAGCATCTCACAAAAGAAGAGTTCAGCAAATTGGCAGGAAAACCTTACAAGCCAATACGTATCATAGAAATTGAAACCCTCGAAAAGCTTGCCCAAAAATACAATTTTGAAGTTCCAGAGGATTTTTGGCAAACCCACTTGAAAATGCACCAACTCTATGGGAAACTCTATCCAGAAGTCGTTGAAACTCTAAAAGAGCTCAGAAAGAGAGGTTATCACGTTGGACTTATTACAGACTCAGATAATGACTATTTAAGAGCTCATTTAGAAGCATTGGGAATTCTTGACCTCTTTGACAGCATAACAACAAGTGAAGAGGCAGGATTCTTTAAGCCACATCCGAAAGTTTTCGAAATTGCACTTAAAAAAGCTGGAGTTAAAGGAGAAGAAGCAGTTTATGTTGGTGATAATCCTCTTAAGGACTGCGTTGGTGCGAGGCAAGTTGATATGATAAGCATCTTGCTTGATAAAACAGGAGAAAAGAGAGAGCTTTGGGGAGAGTGTGAGTTCATAATAAGCGACTTAAGGGAAGTTTTAGACATAGTATCTGAGATCTGA
- the pgsA gene encoding archaetidylinositol phosphate synthase: MLNRYRPVFKGYLETIVRPLAKIGLTPNQLTVIGMLISLLAAYFFAMREQRLAALTLIFGSLIDALDGTLARLTGRTSRFGAFLDSTTDRVSDGAVLFGIAYGGLVDWKIAFIALIGSYLVSYERCRAELAGSGTLAVGIAERAERLLILIIAALFNRVDVGVYIVAVLAWITAFQRLWEAKKRLS; the protein is encoded by the coding sequence ATGCTCAATAGATACAGGCCAGTTTTCAAAGGTTACTTAGAGACAATCGTTAGACCTCTAGCAAAAATCGGCCTAACTCCAAATCAGCTCACTGTTATTGGAATGCTGATCTCCCTATTAGCTGCTTACTTCTTTGCTATGAGAGAGCAGAGATTAGCGGCATTAACTCTAATCTTTGGTTCATTAATTGATGCTCTTGATGGCACTTTAGCAAGGCTAACTGGCAGAACTTCCCGTTTTGGGGCGTTTTTAGATTCAACAACTGATAGAGTTAGTGATGGGGCAGTTTTATTTGGAATTGCTTATGGTGGTTTGGTTGATTGGAAAATTGCATTCATAGCTCTAATTGGGTCATATTTGGTAAGTTACGAAAGATGCAGAGCAGAACTTGCTGGAAGTGGAACTTTAGCTGTGGGTATTGCAGAGAGAGCTGAGAGACTTCTGATTTTAATAATTGCAGCGCTCTTTAATAGAGTGGATGTGGGAGTTTACATTGTTGCAGTCTTAGCTTGGATTACAGCCTTTCAAAGGTTATGGGAGGCGAAGAAAAGGCTGAGCTGA
- a CDS encoding tRNA (cytidine(56)-2'-O)-methyltransferase: MIVVLRLGHRPERDKRITTHVALTARAFGADGIIIAADEDEHVRESVEDVVKRWGGPFFIKFDPHWKKIMREWEGKIVHLTMYGIHVDDALPKIKEDLKCGENILVVVGAEKVPREVYELAHYNIAIGNQPHSEVAALAVFLDRLLDGEGLRKEFKNARLKIIPQERGKRVIEVEGDAQ; the protein is encoded by the coding sequence ATGATAGTAGTGCTTAGGTTAGGCCACAGACCCGAGAGAGATAAAAGAATAACAACCCATGTAGCTTTAACCGCAAGGGCCTTTGGAGCTGATGGGATAATAATTGCAGCTGATGAAGATGAACATGTAAGAGAGAGTGTTGAAGATGTTGTAAAACGTTGGGGAGGACCATTTTTCATAAAATTTGACCCTCACTGGAAAAAGATAATGCGTGAATGGGAGGGAAAAATAGTCCATCTCACGATGTATGGAATTCATGTGGATGACGCACTGCCTAAAATCAAGGAAGATTTAAAGTGTGGAGAAAACATCTTAGTTGTTGTAGGAGCAGAAAAAGTCCCGAGGGAAGTTTACGAGCTTGCTCATTACAACATTGCAATTGGAAATCAGCCTCACAGTGAGGTTGCAGCGTTAGCAGTATTTTTAGACAGACTTTTAGATGGAGAAGGGTTAAGGAAGGAATTCAAAAATGCTAGACTTAAGATAATACCCCAAGAAAGAGGGAAGAGAGTGATAGAGGTCGAGGGAGATGCTCAATAG
- a CDS encoding transglutaminase domain-containing protein yields MKKSAILLLLIIFASGCLIKQPAVVTFEVDRTVVKAGGTFHIIVTINNTGKVAFIDANLMINNPNFKILQNPKFPAPLKVGQKAELVWIVKAPDKPGVYTIGVPLELVDELHRTWKGFYHEFTITVVKEESEIPSGELYVNLKMPESVEGGELFNITLELRNVGTAPIEIGEISLNLPDGLEIVNQTEVPQKIDGGKSYLMVYLIKAPYEYRAGYITTVVSYFENDREKKEIKSRYLEVTWKPWLANNKTLRRAYGDNYYWIENRYLVDGYWIKKFNSTPYVDIGVMRNYALPLVLKSKSEVEAGKQIYTWIVEHYKFGDTTASIDPQKILQQNKISYAEGQLLFTAMMKSIDVPARIVSLYNGTDCTLRPLSEFYSGGEWYVVDFRHGFIGSREDYIATPYFPKIYQLLTQGNYKLVAQAPEELRGHEHIDVGPDYLANLKDKLMTKVEKRLNPMLRTKITLMLTGMNENEQIFTLFILTSAPEKELNEMFLNYDYKDIAKTIKALYEFYKDKPWPDDFRKYWYILRGVYK; encoded by the coding sequence TTGAAAAAATCTGCCATCCTCCTGCTTTTGATAATTTTTGCATCGGGGTGTCTGATTAAGCAACCGGCTGTGGTTACTTTTGAGGTTGATAGAACGGTTGTAAAAGCCGGAGGGACTTTTCATATAATTGTGACTATCAACAACACAGGAAAAGTTGCGTTTATTGATGCGAATTTGATGATTAATAATCCAAACTTTAAAATCCTGCAGAACCCCAAGTTTCCTGCTCCATTAAAGGTGGGGCAAAAAGCTGAGCTTGTGTGGATAGTAAAAGCCCCTGATAAACCTGGAGTATACACAATAGGAGTGCCATTGGAGCTTGTTGATGAACTCCATAGGACATGGAAGGGATTTTATCATGAGTTTACAATAACAGTTGTTAAAGAGGAAAGCGAGATTCCATCCGGAGAGCTTTATGTGAATTTAAAAATGCCCGAATCAGTGGAAGGGGGGGAGCTTTTCAACATAACATTGGAATTGAGGAATGTTGGGACTGCGCCGATAGAAATAGGTGAGATTTCTTTGAATCTTCCTGATGGGTTGGAAATTGTTAACCAAACAGAAGTTCCTCAAAAAATAGACGGTGGGAAATCTTATCTCATGGTTTATCTGATAAAAGCGCCATATGAGTATCGGGCAGGATACATAACTACCGTTGTTAGCTACTTTGAGAACGATAGAGAGAAGAAAGAAATTAAGAGCAGATACTTAGAGGTAACATGGAAGCCTTGGCTTGCAAACAATAAAACACTGAGAAGGGCATATGGAGACAACTATTATTGGATCGAGAACAGATATCTCGTAGATGGCTACTGGATTAAGAAATTCAACTCCACACCTTATGTTGACATTGGTGTCATGCGGAACTATGCTTTACCTCTTGTTCTAAAATCAAAATCTGAAGTAGAGGCAGGCAAACAAATATACACATGGATTGTTGAGCATTACAAATTCGGTGATACAACAGCTTCCATTGATCCACAGAAGATACTTCAGCAAAACAAAATCAGCTATGCTGAAGGACAACTCCTTTTTACGGCCATGATGAAATCCATTGATGTGCCGGCAAGAATCGTGAGCTTGTACAATGGTACAGACTGCACTTTAAGGCCGCTGTCTGAGTTCTACTCCGGAGGGGAGTGGTATGTTGTAGACTTTAGGCATGGATTTATCGGAAGCAGAGAGGATTACATAGCAACTCCATACTTTCCCAAGATTTACCAGCTTCTAACACAGGGGAACTACAAACTTGTTGCTCAGGCTCCAGAGGAGTTGAGAGGACATGAACATATTGATGTTGGTCCTGACTATCTCGCAAATCTCAAAGATAAGCTGATGACGAAAGTTGAAAAGAGGCTTAATCCAATGCTTAGGACGAAGATTACATTGATGCTTACTGGAATGAACGAGAATGAGCAAATATTCACATTGTTCATTCTAACCTCAGCTCCTGAAAAAGAGTTGAATGAAATGTTTCTCAACTATGATTATAAAGATATTGCGAAGACAATTAAGGCGCTCTACGAGTTTTATAAAGACAAGCCTTGGCCGGATGATTTTAGAAAGTACTGGTATATCCTCAGGGGGGTGTACAAATGA
- a CDS encoding RecB-family nuclease, translating to MIIVVYHNINATRKLEEFAKIAFGFDVDLLVISKPTGTAAQMGVPEIHKEAFKKGKNVLIVGDLPDAIEVVQPDEIYTVTKFGEPANWEELREKVKEKKVMFIFGGTEPGLSKKEIEVGTPINVRWEIGELGELAILLHELKR from the coding sequence ATGATAATCGTTGTGTATCACAACATCAATGCAACAAGGAAGCTTGAGGAGTTTGCTAAAATAGCTTTTGGCTTTGATGTTGACCTATTAGTGATTTCAAAGCCTACCGGCACAGCGGCACAAATGGGAGTGCCAGAAATACATAAGGAAGCATTCAAGAAAGGTAAAAATGTCTTAATCGTGGGAGATTTGCCTGATGCCATTGAGGTGGTCCAGCCCGACGAAATTTATACAGTCACGAAGTTTGGAGAACCAGCTAATTGGGAAGAGCTGAGGGAAAAAGTGAAAGAGAAGAAGGTGATGTTTATCTTTGGTGGAACTGAGCCAGGGCTGAGCAAAAAGGAAATTGAGGTAGGAACACCGATTAATGTTAGGTGGGAAATCGGCGAGCTCGGTGAGTTGGCAATCCTCCTTCATGAACTAAAAAGGTGA
- a CDS encoding S-adenosyl-l-methionine hydroxide adenosyltransferase family protein, which produces MITLTTDFGIKGPYVGEMKGAILGINPKATLIDITHAITRHSILEGSFVMEQVVKYYPKDTIHIGVIDPGVGTERKALIIEGDQFLVVPDNGLATLPLKHINPTAAYEIDIKKIEAIIGRKISSTFHGRDVFGPAGALLDLGYEPSRLGKEISLDEIIKLDLEPKQKDGKWILKVIYIDDFGNVILNLENYERPKYVEVKGFKIPYLDTYGQVGKGELLALPGSHDYLEIAVNQGSAAEVLEVKVGDELEVKLI; this is translated from the coding sequence ATGATTACACTAACTACAGACTTCGGAATCAAAGGGCCATATGTTGGGGAGATGAAAGGAGCCATCTTAGGCATAAATCCCAAAGCGACGCTCATCGATATAACTCACGCAATCACCAGACACAGCATTCTTGAAGGCTCTTTTGTAATGGAGCAAGTTGTGAAATACTATCCAAAAGATACAATTCACATTGGAGTTATTGATCCCGGAGTAGGTACTGAGAGGAAAGCGCTGATCATAGAAGGAGATCAGTTCTTAGTGGTTCCAGACAACGGCCTAGCTACTCTTCCACTAAAGCACATAAATCCAACGGCAGCCTATGAGATTGATATTAAAAAGATTGAGGCAATAATTGGGAGAAAAATCAGCTCAACCTTCCACGGAAGAGACGTCTTTGGTCCAGCGGGAGCTCTGCTGGATTTAGGCTATGAACCTTCCCGCTTAGGAAAAGAGATCAGCTTGGACGAGATAATAAAGCTTGATTTAGAGCCAAAGCAGAAAGATGGGAAATGGATTTTGAAAGTGATTTACATAGATGACTTTGGCAATGTGATTCTCAACTTAGAGAATTACGAAAGACCAAAATACGTTGAGGTTAAAGGGTTTAAAATCCCCTATCTTGATACCTATGGACAAGTTGGAAAAGGTGAGCTTTTGGCTCTGCCAGGGAGTCATGACTACTTGGAGATAGCTGTCAATCAAGGTTCAGCCGCTGAAGTTTTAGAAGTCAAGGTTGGTGATGAGCTGGAGGTGAAGCTGATATGA
- a CDS encoding nicotinamide-nucleotide adenylyltransferase yields the protein MRGLFVGRFQPFHNGHLKALEFIFKHVDELIIGIGSAQVSHTLKNPFTTSERMEMILRALDEAGIDRRRYMLIPLPDINFNAIWALYVESLVPKFEVVFTGNSLVAQLFRERGYKVIVQPMFRKDILSATEIRRRMIEGEPWEELVPKAVAKYIKEIKGVERIKMLATNLEENEKELQTPIRIPEF from the coding sequence ATGAGGGGGCTTTTCGTTGGGCGTTTTCAGCCCTTCCACAACGGACATCTGAAAGCTTTGGAGTTCATATTTAAGCATGTTGATGAGCTCATAATTGGCATTGGGAGCGCGCAAGTTAGTCACACATTGAAGAATCCCTTCACCACAAGCGAAAGGATGGAAATGATTCTTAGAGCTCTGGATGAGGCTGGAATCGACAGGAGGAGGTATATGCTCATTCCTCTCCCAGATATAAACTTTAACGCCATATGGGCTCTTTACGTTGAGTCCCTCGTCCCAAAGTTTGAGGTAGTCTTTACAGGAAACTCTTTAGTGGCACAACTCTTTAGGGAAAGGGGCTACAAGGTTATAGTTCAGCCAATGTTTAGAAAAGACATTCTCTCAGCAACGGAGATAAGGAGGAGAATGATTGAAGGGGAACCTTGGGAGGAACTAGTACCAAAAGCTGTTGCTAAGTATATCAAGGAAATAAAAGGTGTCGAGAGAATCAAGATGCTCGCAACAAACTTGGAGGAAAATGAGAAAGAACTTCAGACACCGATTAGGATTCCTGAGTTTTAG
- a CDS encoding MFS transporter: MKWGEIPRDAKTYILYHTIIAPQLIVWYLLPLYMMYSGYSVLEVGAFFTAVNIAAIPLTYLLGRAFNRWDIKKGLIVIDALDGIAYILYSFAKGAIAPLMLFAGRTIEKLSTVLYPLYRAYEQIIYPADKYEEIFAWHLRLPEISRLITFPILGYLFGYVWNNAEHYRMAFIAFGLLSVFTIAYIWLFLPSVGKEERITPEGFTFKADEFKFLLLFEALLTLAWSLAPEIVLLNYVVFVLHKTVFEVTLIACASSLASIIGTYASERVPKGRGFQAISFGMFLSAVYALVMSLSPPFWLALVVYGVEAFGSTLWFPFYRSWMFSLIPNEKASEFHAALSSYRRVIGLFTPFLAGALASIKPTLPYFVSLVLFLMISALFIKFEKISSKTKTQES; the protein is encoded by the coding sequence ATGAAATGGGGCGAAATTCCCAGAGATGCTAAAACTTACATCCTCTACCATACAATCATAGCTCCACAGCTCATCGTATGGTATCTGCTTCCGCTCTACATGATGTACTCAGGTTATTCAGTCCTTGAAGTTGGGGCTTTCTTCACGGCAGTCAACATTGCCGCGATTCCATTGACTTACCTCCTCGGAAGGGCATTCAACCGGTGGGACATTAAGAAGGGATTAATAGTTATTGACGCCCTCGATGGGATAGCCTACATCCTCTACAGCTTTGCAAAGGGCGCAATAGCCCCACTTATGCTCTTCGCGGGCAGAACCATTGAAAAGCTCTCAACGGTTCTCTACCCTCTCTACCGAGCCTACGAGCAGATTATATATCCGGCTGACAAATACGAAGAGATCTTCGCCTGGCATCTACGCCTGCCAGAGATTAGCAGGCTGATAACCTTCCCGATACTCGGCTACCTCTTCGGCTACGTCTGGAACAATGCCGAGCACTACAGGATGGCATTCATAGCTTTCGGTCTCCTCTCAGTCTTCACGATAGCCTACATCTGGCTCTTCCTCCCGTCAGTCGGAAAGGAAGAGAGAATTACGCCTGAAGGGTTTACATTCAAAGCGGACGAGTTTAAGTTCCTGCTTCTGTTTGAGGCCCTGCTCACTTTAGCTTGGTCGCTTGCCCCCGAAATAGTCCTCCTTAATTACGTCGTCTTTGTGCTCCACAAGACTGTCTTCGAGGTGACGCTGATTGCCTGCGCGAGCAGTCTCGCTTCAATAATAGGCACCTATGCCAGCGAAAGGGTTCCAAAGGGAAGGGGCTTCCAGGCGATTAGTTTTGGGATGTTTCTCAGCGCGGTTTATGCCCTAGTTATGTCCCTTTCGCCGCCGTTCTGGCTAGCATTAGTTGTCTACGGGGTCGAAGCGTTTGGAAGCACCCTTTGGTTCCCATTTTACCGCTCTTGGATGTTCTCTTTAATTCCCAATGAGAAGGCAAGCGAATTCCACGCGGCCTTGTCAAGCTACAGAAGGGTTATAGGGCTTTTCACACCATTTCTTGCTGGAGCATTGGCAAGTATAAAACCTACGCTACCCTATTTCGTTAGCTTAGTGCTGTTTTTAATGATAAGTGCACTTTTCATAAAATTTGAGAAGATATCATCAAAAACTAAAACTCAGGAATCCTAA
- a CDS encoding glycosyltransferase family 39 protein, protein MKLMRKIDLKNSETRHLVILLVITLITFTAVLALPVRLIEPDDNTYYVAMKAFAEGKLTLTRSEYLQFQKEVKDIGTYHFGVQYVRISFDKFALEKAPAYPFILALFHKLGLERAVNLILGLLALIVFYKFLSLAYGPRTAFFSSLILLFNATFLGMFYRIYMSDFASMVFVLIGVALYYMALERDKQAIAVLSGLSLGTSVAIRYTNVVTTLQSCSMRSGS, encoded by the coding sequence ATGAAGCTCATGAGGAAGATTGACCTTAAAAACTCTGAAACACGCCATCTCGTTATTCTCCTTGTGATCACGCTCATCACATTCACTGCGGTTTTAGCCTTGCCAGTTAGGCTAATTGAACCTGATGATAACACATATTATGTGGCTATGAAGGCATTTGCTGAGGGCAAGTTAACACTAACGCGCAGTGAATACTTACAGTTTCAAAAGGAAGTTAAAGACATTGGAACCTACCACTTCGGAGTGCAATATGTGAGAATTAGTTTTGACAAATTTGCCTTAGAGAAAGCTCCGGCGTATCCTTTCATACTTGCTCTTTTCCACAAGCTTGGGCTTGAGAGAGCAGTAAATCTAATATTAGGGCTTTTAGCACTAATTGTTTTCTACAAGTTTTTGTCCCTTGCCTATGGGCCGAGAACGGCTTTCTTTTCATCGCTAATCCTTCTTTTCAATGCAACCTTCTTGGGAATGTTCTACAGGATTTACATGTCCGACTTTGCGAGCATGGTGTTTGTGCTCATCGGCGTAGCGCTATATTACATGGCTCTTGAAAGAGATAAACAAGCAATTGCAGTGCTTTCGGGTCTTAGTTTAGGAACAAGTGTGGCAATAAGATATACAAACGTAGTAACTACCCTGCAATCCTGCTCTATGCGCTCTGGCTCTTGA
- a CDS encoding MFS transporter, with protein sequence MTLEGDELQRLNAKIESVSEATSLLSFPIVGFLAYRFGIGLMILDALFLLMGALALLPYLGVEVTRKESPQEEPTSMTMDRKLIVGFIATLLLFNFAIASSRIFVFSSLKSASFGGLLYGSLQSVRNIGGLLAAISLAIFIARNDLRMAIFVGMAFESLAILLLGLPSVYLLFAGMLLLGIGGQALNISMSSLFQKVIPMESLGTFRGVFDALATLIIPLSQLTFALLIEHGFSVSLLALGAFWLGIGSGVLMLRMLQDVSTSTTQT encoded by the coding sequence TCTCCTTCCCGATAGTCGGCTTCTTAGCTTATCGCTTTGGAATTGGGCTTATGATCCTCGATGCGCTCTTCCTTCTCATGGGTGCTCTCGCACTCTTGCCCTACCTTGGTGTTGAAGTCACAAGGAAAGAAAGCCCACAGGAAGAGCCCACGAGCATGACCATGGACAGAAAATTAATCGTCGGCTTTATCGCTACACTCTTGCTCTTCAATTTCGCGATAGCTTCTTCGAGGATTTTTGTCTTTAGTTCTCTTAAGAGTGCAAGCTTTGGGGGACTCCTCTATGGAAGCCTGCAGTCAGTTAGAAACATTGGGGGACTGTTAGCCGCGATTTCGCTGGCAATATTCATAGCAAGAAACGACCTCAGGATGGCGATATTCGTCGGCATGGCCTTTGAGAGTCTCGCGATTCTTCTTCTCGGTTTGCCCAGTGTTTATCTCCTCTTCGCAGGAATGCTTCTCTTGGGCATAGGAGGGCAAGCGTTGAACATCTCAATGAGCAGCCTCTTTCAGAAGGTCATCCCAATGGAAAGCTTGGGAACATTTAGAGGAGTTTTTGACGCCCTGGCAACGCTGATAATCCCTCTCTCGCAGTTAACCTTTGCACTTCTTATTGAGCATGGGTTTAGTGTCTCACTGCTAGCACTTGGAGCATTTTGGCTGGGTATTGGAAGTGGAGTCTTAATGTTAAGAATGCTTCAGGATGTTTCAACTTCGACAACCCAAACGTAG